In Epinephelus moara isolate mb unplaced genomic scaffold, YSFRI_EMoa_1.0 scaffold2881, whole genome shotgun sequence, the sequence ctggtgctgctgctgctcctcttgctcctcctgctcgtcctcctcctcctctgagctgTCAGAGGAGGTCGATGAGGCTCCCCGCTGCTGCCGCTTCTGCTTAGTCAGGAGGAGAAAAGAcaggatagatagatagcttTTATTGTCCAGTGTGCCATGCCATGACAACAACCAGCAAGAAAACAGGACTGCAAATTAATGGTGATGtactcatttttcatttactcacATTGAGGTCAGCAATGACCTTCCTCAGGTCCcgcacctcctcctctccttctgccTCCCCTTCGCCTCATCCACCTGCTGACGGCCACCTCCGCCATCATTACCTACTGTG encodes:
- the LOC126387221 gene encoding ras-interacting protein RIP3-like; the protein is MAEVAVSRWMRRRGGRRRGGGAGPEEVLFSCWLLSWHGTLDNKSYLSILSFLLLTKQKRQQRGASSTSSDSSEEEEDEQEEQEEQQQHQQAGASSSESSSEEEEEQEEEQQQQQQQQQQQQALAQKVKEKVGFTPRKTDKARRAVVMLEKI